Proteins encoded in a region of the Deltaproteobacteria bacterium genome:
- a CDS encoding antitoxin — protein MAKINKKAFEPIDEEERELMASIDNNEWRSVKNFKEEKEKAELAARNTLKKDKRINLRLPQKDYHQIQVKAIEEGIPYQTLISSIIHKYLNGTLTPKSSEQNKGIS, from the coding sequence ATGGCTAAAATAAATAAAAAGGCCTTTGAACCAATTGACGAAGAAGAAAGAGAATTGATGGCGTCTATCGATAATAATGAATGGCGTTCAGTCAAAAACTTCAAAGAGGAAAAAGAAAAAGCTGAATTAGCAGCCCGAAATACCTTAAAAAAAGATAAGCGCATCAATCTCCGGTTGCCTCAAAAAGACTATCATCAAATTCAGGTAAAAGCCATTGAAGAAGGCATTCCATATCAGACTCTTATTTCAAGCATCATACATAAATATTTGAATGGCACCTTAACCCCAAAATCGTCTGAACAAAACAAAGGCATTAGCTAA